From the Lactuca sativa cultivar Salinas chromosome 9, Lsat_Salinas_v11, whole genome shotgun sequence genome, the window TGTTGATACCTATGAAAATGACATAATGCACTGTACTCCTTGTACCAACGACAAACAGGGCAATAATCCAATTCAAAATCAAACTTGGAAAATTCATCAAAGGCTAATTTAGTTGAATGATCATCCTCTTAAGATTGCAATATGATATCATTTTTTGTTGGCTTATAAGCAAGTGATATATTCGTCATAAACTGCTTCACATTTGTTGAACAACCAATAAATTTTTCATCATGCAATGTTATTGCACCAAAATCATTTTCAAGTATCTTCAAACCTACAATTACACATTAGAAATAACAATCACCCAATTTAACAGTTTAAATTTTCCTTACATATACAAAATAACAAAATACACTTAATTCATGATTTTGACATGAGTACTTAACTGATAGTCGTATATAGTTAAAACCTTCTACAAATTATcaaaatatattaacaatattgtatatatattatatatacctTGATAGCATAGAGGTTGGCCCATTGAGATGTAAATCGTCCCAAGCACATAACTTGCTTTAAGACATCCCCCATCTCCTATGAAATGTAACAACCGCAATGCTCTTTCAAAGTTAGAGTTGGAGAAGTACTCAACCAAAAAATGAGATTAAAATCAGCATATAAGACAATGAcaaatgaaaaaacaaaatatGCATGTTCCTATAAATTGATCATAAAAGATGTATGCCATTCCTAATCAGTATCTTGCAGCGGGTTTTTCCTTCCTCTTAACATTGAGTTAAAAAAATTTCTTCTTCAATTTCCAAATCCATTCCACGAGTTGGTGTAACCGATCAATTAGGGATGTTGATTTATACACAATCTGATATTGCCCGACTTGATTCATTGATTTACAACAAATGAAGTAGATATTAAATGTTAATCAAAATATATCAAGTCCTAGTTCATGTAATATACATTTATATGTTTGAGTGTGTGAAAATTACCAAATTCTTGCATAGGGTATTCCTTTAATCGACTGTGATCCTAATTTTGCAATAATTTCGGCTAAAACAGATCTAAGAAGTGCATCAAGGGAATTGGATGGGCTTCTACCACTCATACTATTACCAAAACATAAGTTTCAAAAACATTCAATGATTATCACATTTTATAGGAATCacatcctttaaataggtccctaGGCCTGAAAATTAAGTTTTTTCACTCCAGCGCTTTCAATGTTGTGGGAATGccattgccacgacgtggcatatCAAGGATGCACATTTTCTCGTCAGTTCTAAGCATGTCGTGGTGCTCCTTGCACCACGTTGTGGTCACCAAAATCTCACATTTTGAAGGTCTAAAATGATCAAGTATCAAAAGAAATATTCCTAGAACGGGTGTTACATACAACATGCGTGATAACATGTTTGATACTTAGAACACCCTTTACGCTTTGTATTGTGTTgacttttaatatatatagaaTTACATAAGTTTGAAACATAGTTGTGAATGGCTATTACACCATTCAGATCATTTAAGCAAAAGACcatttttatttctattttttgcCAAACAAACGTCTGAGACTTCACCTCACTAGCCAACATGTAACATATTTTAATGTTGTCATTGAAAACATTATCTCCAAACAGTTTAGGCGAAATCAAACTAGACAAACGAGACAACCTTGATATTGCAAAAGGTTCTGGGGTTGAAAGCAAATCTGAACATATAGATGACAGCAACACACTACAAGAAATGAGAGTATTATCGACGACAGGCGTAGCCGCTAATAGTGGCGTTTTTCATCGCTAATACTTTTAGCGACGACGTGTCGTCGCTAAAGTCGTCGCTGATGATTTGTATTTCAAATATCGCCGCTAAAGTCAAACGCCGCCGCTAGTACTCTATCGCTGCCACTAAAGGACTATCGCCGCTAATAACCACGCGTCGCCACCAAAGGCGTCGTCGGTAaaagtattttccatttttttgtatttaacattagaattaaaaaaactatataaaaagtataaaaacttctataatattaattaatctaaTCCAACATCCTTGCATTCCAAAACATTAATCAAACACTCGTTCAAAATACTCATCCAATTTAACATAATACAAAATATCCAAAATACTAGTCTAAAGTTCTTATACAAACAAAACATTACAAAAATCCTACAAGTAGCTACTCGTCATATCGCTTTACTCGTTTCCTCCAGTTTCATTTCGTTGTGGCAACGAACGAAACCAATCTTCAAGTGTGGCACTACATGCCGAATCTTTTAACATTGTTTGAAACATGTCCAACTACAAAGAAAACAACATAGTCTTATAAGTTAAATTAACAACTTACGACAAtatcaaacatcatatcaaactataaccaaacTACACAAAATTACTCTACAAGAATTAAGAGTATTAGCATGGTACATGCTACCCATATTGTATATTacacattatagcattgtacttttttttcattttttttccattatagcattgtactttcataaactaacaattaccaaactacaaaataccaatatatcaaactataaccaagccaacaattaccaacatATAAACCATTACCAAAATAAAATTACCAACATTTGAAAGTATTactaaactaacaattaccaatatttgaaacaattaccaaaattaaaGTCTTGTTACCTGTGATTGTGGCAGTGGTTGTATCAATGGTTGGAATTCAAATAAAGTTACTATTACCaatcaatacatacatacatatgcaTACAaatatacattacatatacatataaatacactttccattatagcattgtattttcCAAATAAGCCCTTAAAAGTTAAATGATGTTTCaatcaatacatacatacatatacataaaagTACACAtatttcatatacgtacaaatacactttccattatagcatccaactttatttttatcatttttttcatTATAGCAGTGTAGTTTCCAAAATGCATACAAATACACAAAttacatatataattttttatacatacaaatacacatataaaaaaataatacacatccaaaaacacatatacatacattatacacatatatgatacacatacaaatacatagaatcacatatacatacatcatacaaatccaaaatatacacatacatacatcatACACATCcaaaatacaaatatatacatacccacatataaatacatttcTATTTACACAAAATCaacatattatatataaaaaaatagaaaaagaataCATGTGGTGTGGTGGCAGTGAAGGTAGATTCCAACAGGAACAATGGCGGTGGCGGTCAAATGTTGTGGGGATCGACAACAACACTTCTACATTGGTGGGGATCTTAAATGTCCGGAAAAATACTCGAAATTCCTTCAATAAACAGATAAATTCAATGGGGATAGGAGAAAACGAaaagaaaaagacaaaaaaaatgaAGTCTCATCTGTGACGTCGTCGGTGATGAGCTTTGTTGTCGGAGTGGTGGACGAGGATGTGGCTTTGAACGGAGAAAGTCGAGATTTTACTGAGGAAGAGGGGGAAAATCGAGTGAAGAAGAAGATGCAACGGAAGGGGAAAGAACGATGGAATAAGGGTATTATTTGCGCTGGGAATTAGCAGTGACGGTTATTAGAGGCGACGACACCCTTTTAGCGGCAACACCTGTGGAGGGAATCTTTGGCTGTGTTTTATTTGtcgagtattagcggcgacaatgtTGCTGGTAAATGATTCGTTGCTAAAAGTTGTGTACGATGTGGATTTCTAGTCGTTGGATTAGGCATTAAATCAATGGTTATGATTTCACCTCATCGTTTGACACGAATCGACTTCGAGTAGGCTTTAGCagcgtcgccgctaaaggcgCTGCTGCTAAAGCCTATTATTCTTGTAGTGAGAGAGTTGTTTGTTCCCGCAACCTCATTCCACCAGCTATTTATGACAACACGAACCTCTGAAGTGATAGAATAATCCAAAAGAAGATGGGACATGGTCTCAATAATGGTTTTGCAAAGCGGACATAAATCGGAGGGggttgttacaaatggtatcagagatgGGGCACGTAtcgatgtgttcgacagggacgtcgAAGCCTATAATGGGGGGAGGGGGTGTGTAGAAGGCGAGCAAGCTAGctgcacctgatcccacatcggctgggaaggaaaactaagatttccttataaaaggtgtggataccttccctaacacaatacgttttaaagtcgtgaggccagcaaatcccataagaactctgtagtTAAGCATGTTCGGACGAAAGCAattcagggatgggtgaccccctgggaagatCTCGTGTCGAGTGGCTCAAAGCGGATAATATTGTGATACGTACCGGAAAAGTGTGTCCTTGAAATAATAACCCATTACTTCTACGATATTTTAGCTTTTAGATTAATATTCTAGTTTGTTGAAAACTTGAAATACAAAATTATTATATTTGATTTTTACTTTAAAAAATCGTTATATTTATGAAAACTACGAAAAAGTGTGGCCTTGTTTTGTTTATGAACTTTGTTAGTCGGTGTAGATTTTAAAAGATAAGATGAGATACAATATTAGAATCAAGGGGAATGTCACTAAAGTCAATAACTCAAAACTCTTATATAAATGAAGCACGCCTTAAATTATCAAAACTTGTCCTAAAGCTCACTTCGTTTTCTTTATAATTTTTCAGGTCGACCATGGACGCCTTCTTTCAACCAACAGGCCTTTGTCTATCTCAAGATCAAACTGGAAACCCTTATTCTTGGAGTTCATCTTTAAATTATACTTTCTCCAATACAGATGACCAAATTAATCATTTCGACATCGATGTTATGTTGCATAATTGCCATAATCTTTATCCTAATAAtaataaccctaaccctaatcttcCCCAGTTCATCGATCCACCAAGTTATCAAGATTCTAGTTCTTCGAATTTTCCAGCATATATTAGCACCAATGAGCAGACTCCAATCTTGCTTGAAATGACCACAGCTGCCAACGCTTCGGAAAGCTCAGATATTTCTGCGTATGCCACTTGCACGCCACAAGCAAACCTTTTTCACAGGCAAGCGTTAGTTAGGTGTTTTTGTTTTCTTAATGTCTTTGGCTTGTTAATTAACTGTACATGACAAAGTAATATGTCACTTCCAATATGATAGAAAGCTTTGTTTGTGTTTGTATTCAACTTGTTAATtatataattttcatttattaatatTGAACTGTATATACAGTGATATGT encodes:
- the LOC111919538 gene encoding probable WRKY transcription factor 51, with translation MDAFFQPTGLCLSQDQTGNPYSWSSSLNYTFSNTDDQINHFDIDVMLHNCHNLYPNNNNPNPNLPQFIDPPSYQDSSSSNFPAYISTNEQTPILLEMTTAANASESSDISAYATCTPQANLFHSDMCNGERLHDGTKIAFRVRTELEVLDDGYRWRKYGKKKVKSSPNLRNYYKCYTAGCKVKKRVERDRNDSRYVIATYIGRHNHRAQSTIPCNPTGVWTLQFT